From Nguyenibacter vanlangensis, one genomic window encodes:
- a CDS encoding cupin domain-containing protein, with protein sequence MSFLKRSIGQIEAFRISPADSNYFAILFDARAGGTRSVAVVEIFAVGGRTPPNTHRAADEMFVVLSGEGRAICDGQSTTLRKGDALLVRPGAEHVVENTGTSKLYTLTVMIPDEEFGALIRSGERVALDEEDLRVLCG encoded by the coding sequence ATGAGCTTTCTCAAGCGGTCGATCGGCCAGATCGAGGCCTTTCGCATATCGCCGGCCGACAGCAATTATTTCGCGATCCTGTTCGACGCGCGGGCCGGGGGGACGCGATCGGTCGCCGTCGTCGAGATCTTTGCCGTCGGCGGGCGCACGCCGCCCAACACGCATCGCGCGGCGGACGAGATGTTCGTCGTGCTGAGCGGGGAAGGACGGGCGATCTGCGACGGGCAGAGTACCACCCTGCGCAAGGGCGACGCGCTGCTGGTGCGGCCCGGTGCGGAGCATGTCGTCGAGAATACCGGGACGTCGAAGCTCTATACGCTGACGGTCATGATTCCGGATGAGGAATTCGGCGCGCTGATCCGCAGTGGCGAGCGGGTCGCGCTGGACGAGGAGGACCTGCGGGTGTTGTGCGGATGA
- a CDS encoding cytosine deaminase, whose amino-acid sequence MFEMSGSRHVLRRARIPAALTPWRAPGGGGGEWVECDIVIADGRIAALERLPPESGMPETDLAGGMVWPAFADIHTHLDKAFIWDRAPNPDGTFAGAVQAVTADRERHWTEQDVRRRMEFALASAHTHGTRAIRTHLDIAGAHGRRVWPLIRALQAEWAGRVALQAVALVMPEAYDGAQGAEIARAAAGTPGGMLGAVLMGHNTGEAVLDRLFGLARDHGLDLDLHVDENGEAGETALEQVAAASARHRFAGRVVCGHCCSLSVQQAARARDIAARVADAGIGVVSLPQCNLYLQDRAAGATPRWRGITLVHELADAGADVMFASDNVRDPFHAYGDFDMMTVFGAAVRIAHLDHPFGAWPAAVTGTPMRRMGLGDGMIRPGAPADLVLFEARTMNELLSRPDRRAVVRGGRAIAERPPSYRELA is encoded by the coding sequence ATGTTTGAGATGTCCGGATCGCGCCACGTGCTGCGCCGCGCCCGGATTCCGGCGGCGCTGACGCCCTGGCGCGCCCCCGGCGGCGGGGGCGGCGAGTGGGTGGAATGCGACATCGTGATCGCGGACGGCCGGATCGCGGCGCTGGAGCGCCTGCCGCCCGAGAGCGGGATGCCCGAGACGGACCTGGCGGGCGGGATGGTCTGGCCGGCTTTCGCCGATATCCATACCCATCTGGACAAGGCCTTTATCTGGGACCGCGCGCCCAATCCGGACGGCACGTTCGCCGGCGCCGTCCAGGCGGTGACCGCGGACCGCGAGCGGCACTGGACGGAGCAGGACGTGCGCCGGCGGATGGAATTCGCGCTGGCCAGCGCCCATACGCACGGCACGCGGGCGATCCGCACCCATCTGGACATCGCGGGCGCGCATGGGCGAAGGGTATGGCCGCTGATCCGTGCGCTGCAGGCTGAATGGGCCGGACGGGTGGCGTTGCAGGCCGTGGCCCTGGTGATGCCCGAAGCCTATGACGGGGCGCAGGGAGCAGAGATCGCCCGCGCCGCCGCCGGCACGCCGGGCGGGATGCTGGGCGCGGTGCTGATGGGGCACAATACCGGCGAGGCCGTGCTGGACCGGCTGTTCGGGCTGGCGCGGGACCATGGGCTGGACCTGGACCTGCACGTGGATGAGAACGGCGAGGCCGGGGAGACGGCGCTGGAGCAGGTCGCCGCCGCTTCGGCGCGGCACCGGTTCGCCGGGCGGGTGGTGTGCGGCCATTGCTGCAGCCTGTCGGTGCAGCAGGCGGCGCGCGCCCGCGACATCGCCGCGCGGGTCGCCGATGCCGGGATCGGCGTCGTCAGCCTGCCGCAATGCAACCTGTATCTGCAGGACCGCGCGGCGGGCGCCACGCCGCGCTGGCGCGGGATCACGCTGGTGCATGAGCTGGCCGACGCTGGCGCGGATGTGATGTTCGCGTCGGACAATGTGCGCGATCCGTTCCATGCCTATGGCGATTTCGACATGATGACGGTGTTCGGCGCGGCGGTGCGGATCGCGCATCTGGACCATCCGTTCGGCGCGTGGCCCGCCGCGGTGACCGGCACGCCGATGCGGCGGATGGGCCTGGGGGACGGCATGATCCGCCCGGGGGCGCCGGCCGACCTGGTGCTGTTCGAGGCGCGGACGATGAACGAATTGCTGAGCCGGCCGGACCGGCGCGCGGTGGTGCGGGGCGGCCGGGCGATCGCCGAGCGGCCGCCATCCTATCGGGAGCTGGCGTGA
- a CDS encoding ABC transporter permease, translating into MGETTRARLAAVAAPTLVGVAVLLAWQAGCRLWHIPPYLMPAPGDIGAALVQNGWALLHALRSTLLVTMIALGLSAVLGVLVAFLLVQSRMIERSLMPYVIVMQVTPIVAVAPLIIILVKTTLPALVICATLIAIFPIISNTLQGLRSVDPGLAAFFRMHKATRVQTLLRLQVPSAVPMFMAGLRISSGLALVGAVVAEFVAGTGGNSAGLAYEILQSGFQMDIPRMFAALALITLAGLVLYGVMAGLQQWVLRRWHEHG; encoded by the coding sequence ATGGGGGAAACGACGAGGGCGCGCCTCGCCGCGGTCGCGGCGCCGACGCTGGTGGGGGTGGCCGTCCTGCTGGCGTGGCAGGCGGGATGCCGGCTGTGGCACATCCCGCCCTATCTGATGCCCGCGCCCGGCGATATCGGCGCGGCGCTGGTGCAGAACGGATGGGCGCTGCTGCATGCGCTGCGCAGCACGCTGCTGGTCACCATGATCGCGCTGGGCCTGTCGGCGGTCCTGGGGGTGCTGGTGGCGTTTCTGCTGGTGCAGAGCCGGATGATCGAGCGCAGCCTGATGCCGTACGTGATCGTCATGCAGGTCACGCCGATCGTGGCGGTGGCGCCGCTGATCATCATCCTGGTCAAGACGACGCTGCCGGCGCTGGTCATCTGCGCCACCCTGATCGCGATCTTTCCGATCATTTCGAACACGCTGCAGGGGCTGCGCAGCGTGGACCCGGGGCTGGCGGCGTTCTTTCGGATGCACAAGGCCACGCGGGTCCAGACCTTGCTGCGGCTGCAGGTCCCCAGCGCGGTGCCGATGTTCATGGCGGGGTTGCGGATTTCCAGCGGCCTGGCGCTGGTGGGGGCGGTGGTGGCCGAGTTCGTCGCCGGCACGGGCGGCAACAGCGCCGGACTGGCCTACGAAATCCTGCAATCGGGCTTTCAGATGGACATTCCCCGCATGTTCGCCGCCCTGGCCCTGATCACGCTGGCCGGGCTGGTGCTGTACGGAGTGATGGCGGGGTTGCAGCAATGGGTGCTGCGGCGCTGGCACGAGCATGGCTGA
- a CDS encoding CocE/NonD family hydrolase, which yields MTPLPVRPKRTEAMATRDGTRLVADIWQPEGPGPWPVLMMRQAYGRRIGTSLCYAPPEWYAARGYIVVMQDVRGRGESGGGFALFEHEAADGADSVAWAAALPGSNGRVGMFGFSFQGSNQLLAAGEPCPALKAIAPAMIGWDIRRDWAYENGAFALRANIGWATQLAAETARLAGDREAQARLYAASRTASFADAMPAWPEHDALLQRYSHYAVWRDTPLDDPYWDAISPAARRARIVANGPATLLIGGWYDSHLPGTLAAFRALAPHLPARLIVGPWAHFPWDRRVGALDFGEDAITDIDQQQIAWFDRWLKDAPGDGPGDGPGDGPAVRLFDMGARCWRDFAAWPEGDAAPGATPEQARLGLDGSGRAAIDMRDGRLLEAGAGAPGWESLTLDPWRPAAPCGGSFGWPPGPVDRAGADARADTLTFTGAPATERMLIAGDVRLSARIESAHASFDLHAVLSRVAADGRSFPLAEGYATLEPGAVSVPMRATCCTLQPGERLRLSLALACFPSFPVNPGTGRPPWEAGIFDHQVVTVRLRRDKSILHVPLRAAEEQA from the coding sequence ATGACCCCCCTGCCCGTCCGGCCGAAGCGGACCGAAGCGATGGCGACGCGGGACGGCACGCGCCTGGTCGCCGATATCTGGCAGCCCGAGGGGCCGGGCCCCTGGCCGGTGCTGATGATGCGCCAGGCCTATGGGCGGCGGATCGGCACGTCGCTGTGCTATGCGCCGCCGGAATGGTACGCGGCGCGCGGCTATATCGTCGTGATGCAGGATGTGCGCGGGCGGGGCGAGTCCGGCGGCGGGTTCGCGCTGTTCGAACATGAGGCCGCGGACGGGGCCGACAGCGTCGCCTGGGCCGCCGCCCTGCCCGGGAGCAACGGGCGGGTGGGGATGTTCGGCTTCTCGTTCCAGGGCAGCAACCAGCTTCTGGCCGCGGGCGAGCCCTGTCCGGCGCTGAAGGCCATCGCCCCGGCCATGATCGGCTGGGACATCAGGCGCGACTGGGCGTATGAGAACGGGGCGTTCGCGCTGCGCGCCAATATCGGCTGGGCGACGCAGCTTGCGGCCGAGACCGCGCGGCTGGCGGGCGACCGCGAGGCCCAGGCCCGGCTGTATGCGGCCAGCCGGACCGCGTCCTTCGCCGATGCGATGCCGGCCTGGCCGGAGCATGACGCGCTGTTGCAGCGTTACAGCCATTATGCCGTGTGGCGCGACACACCGCTGGACGATCCGTACTGGGACGCGATCTCGCCCGCCGCGCGGCGGGCGCGGATCGTGGCCAACGGGCCGGCGACGCTGCTGATCGGCGGTTGGTACGACAGCCACCTGCCGGGCACGCTGGCCGCGTTCCGCGCGCTGGCGCCGCATCTGCCGGCGCGGCTGATCGTCGGGCCGTGGGCGCATTTTCCCTGGGACCGGCGGGTCGGGGCGCTGGATTTCGGCGAGGATGCCATTACCGATATCGACCAGCAGCAGATCGCCTGGTTCGATCGCTGGCTGAAGGACGCTCCAGGGGATGGACCGGGGGATGGACCGGGGGATGGGCCGGCCGTGCGGCTGTTCGACATGGGCGCGCGGTGCTGGCGCGATTTCGCGGCCTGGCCGGAAGGCGATGCGGCACCGGGCGCGACGCCGGAACAGGCGCGGCTGGGGCTGGACGGATCGGGACGGGCGGCCATCGACATGCGCGACGGGCGCCTGCTGGAGGCGGGCGCCGGCGCGCCGGGATGGGAATCGCTGACCCTGGATCCCTGGCGGCCGGCGGCGCCCTGTGGCGGCAGCTTCGGCTGGCCGCCCGGGCCGGTGGACCGGGCGGGGGCGGATGCGCGGGCGGATACGCTGACCTTTACCGGCGCGCCGGCCACGGAGCGCATGCTGATCGCGGGCGATGTGCGGCTGAGCGCGCGGATCGAGAGCGCGCATGCGTCGTTCGACCTGCATGCCGTGCTGTCGCGCGTGGCGGCGGACGGGCGCAGCTTTCCGCTGGCCGAGGGCTATGCCACGCTGGAGCCCGGGGCGGTTTCGGTGCCGATGCGCGCGACCTGCTGCACCCTGCAACCCGGCGAGCGGCTGCGGCTGTCGCTGGCGCTGGCCTGTTTTCCGTCCTTTCCGGTCAATCCCGGCACCGGCCGGCCGCCGTGGGAGGCCGGGATCTTCGACCACCAGGTCGTCACCGTGCGGCTGCGGCGCGACAAATCGATCCTGCATGTGCCGCTGCGCGCGGCGGAGGAACAGGCATGA
- a CDS encoding ABC transporter ATP-binding protein encodes MPGPGPHAGDVATPVVSLRGVEKVFANGVRGLAPLDLEIRPGELVSLIGPSGCGKSTLLKLVANLHAPTDGQVAWWGGDFRTVGTDGRRLAFVFQDPTLMPWANVAANVRLPLDLDGVPRAAAERRVPPALEQVGLAHAAARFPAQLSGGMRMRVSIARALVTNPDLLLMDEPFGALDECTRNRLDEDMAGLCAQQGLTTLFVTHSLYEAAFLSSRVIVMAANPGRVFAEYAIEPGIARDGAFRLSARFATICRDLTALLAEASASSRLDEES; translated from the coding sequence ATGCCGGGCCCCGGGCCGCATGCGGGAGATGTCGCGACGCCGGTGGTCAGCCTGCGCGGGGTGGAGAAGGTCTTTGCCAACGGGGTGCGGGGGCTGGCGCCGCTGGACCTGGAGATCCGTCCCGGCGAGCTGGTCAGCCTGATCGGGCCGTCGGGCTGCGGCAAGAGCACGCTGCTGAAGCTGGTGGCCAACCTGCATGCGCCCACGGACGGGCAGGTCGCGTGGTGGGGCGGGGATTTCCGCACGGTGGGAACGGACGGACGGCGGCTGGCCTTCGTCTTCCAGGACCCGACATTGATGCCCTGGGCCAATGTGGCGGCCAACGTGCGCCTGCCGCTGGACCTGGACGGCGTGCCGCGCGCGGCGGCCGAGCGGCGCGTGCCGCCGGCGCTGGAGCAGGTGGGGCTGGCCCATGCGGCCGCGCGCTTTCCGGCGCAATTGTCGGGCGGGATGCGCATGCGGGTGTCGATCGCCCGCGCGCTGGTCACGAATCCCGACCTGCTGCTGATGGACGAGCCGTTCGGCGCGCTGGACGAATGCACGCGCAACCGGCTGGACGAGGACATGGCGGGGCTGTGCGCGCAGCAGGGGCTGACGACGCTGTTCGTCACCCATTCGCTGTACGAGGCGGCGTTCCTGTCGTCGCGGGTGATCGTGATGGCGGCCAATCCGGGCCGGGTCTTCGCCGAATATGCCATCGAACCCGGGATCGCGCGGGACGGCGCGTTTCGGCTGAGCGCGCGCTTCGCCACCATCTGCCGCGATCTGACGGCGCTGCTGGCCGAGGCATCCGCGTCCAGCCGGCTGGACGAGGAGTCCTGA
- a CDS encoding LacI family DNA-binding transcriptional regulator, producing MSTVFRPADAATTGGKITLADLAARTGLNISTVSRALSKPERVSAETRKLVRRAAEQLGYATNLAARSLSRGRADMFMVVLSNFPGQPISPVLTEALRGVFDEAAQRGYGVIIKRVEYAELAVEELMDLALNGMVDGVLMLAPARSARTVRRIRPPAHIPVVSVMHDMVAGGISSVVALEQAGFYGLTDYLLRKGHRHFAFLSGLVDTTHEKLRFEGVMQRLAEEGMADACDLLPGGAFDMESGLKAVPHFLSLENRPTAVICCSDALALGFIRGALKAGLRIPQDVAVSGYDGLEQGEYSTPTLTTLIQPSAEIGRLATRLLIDRCQQHQATPPQLVALGTMLAERESA from the coding sequence ATGAGCACCGTGTTCCGCCCGGCAGACGCGGCGACCACCGGGGGCAAGATCACCCTGGCTGATCTCGCCGCACGCACCGGCTTGAACATCTCGACCGTCAGCCGGGCATTGTCGAAGCCCGAACGGGTCAGCGCCGAGACACGCAAGCTGGTTCGGCGCGCGGCCGAGCAACTGGGCTATGCGACCAATCTAGCCGCCCGCAGCCTCAGTCGCGGCCGGGCGGATATGTTTATGGTCGTTCTGTCCAACTTTCCGGGCCAACCCATTTCACCCGTCCTGACCGAAGCCCTGCGGGGCGTCTTCGACGAGGCCGCGCAACGGGGATACGGCGTCATCATCAAGCGCGTCGAATATGCGGAACTCGCGGTTGAGGAACTGATGGATCTGGCGCTGAACGGCATGGTGGACGGCGTATTGATGCTCGCTCCGGCGCGCAGCGCGCGCACGGTGCGCCGCATCCGGCCGCCGGCGCATATTCCGGTCGTCTCGGTGATGCACGACATGGTCGCGGGCGGGATCTCCAGCGTGGTGGCGCTCGAGCAGGCCGGGTTCTACGGCCTCACCGACTATCTGCTGCGCAAGGGCCATCGCCATTTCGCCTTTCTCAGCGGGCTGGTGGACACCACGCATGAAAAGCTGCGCTTCGAAGGCGTCATGCAGCGCCTGGCCGAAGAGGGAATGGCCGATGCCTGCGACCTGTTGCCGGGCGGGGCCTTCGACATGGAATCCGGCCTAAAGGCGGTGCCGCATTTCCTGTCCCTCGAAAATCGTCCCACCGCGGTGATCTGCTGCAGCGACGCCCTGGCCCTCGGCTTCATCCGGGGGGCGCTCAAGGCCGGGCTGCGGATTCCCCAGGATGTCGCGGTCAGTGGTTATGACGGGCTGGAACAGGGCGAATATTCCACGCCCACGCTCACGACCCTCATCCAGCCATCGGCCGAAATCGGCCGGCTGGCGACCCGCCTGCTGATCGACCGCTGCCAGCAGCACCAGGCCACGCCGCCGCAACTCGTGGCGCTCGGCACGATGCTGGCCGAACGAGAATCGGCCTGA
- a CDS encoding glycoside-pentoside-hexuronide (GPH):cation symporter yields MSSGIDPGATTRQIAMPGDGPGFLENLAYGAGDLSSNLLWGISGSFLMYYYTDVYRLPVGAVATLLLAVRVLDALVDPLVGYAIDASHGRLVRPLIRWLAIPFGGVAFLAFLPLPGSDAVKLGWAAATYLVFGWVYAGINTSYGALGNMTATTPQDRVVQGAFRMIGCQSGQLLIAVLTIPLVHRLGHGDTPNAELAGFPRYMALVGAVGAGLWLLTCRLCRIRIPPPPAPRSPGTILAALIRNRPWVVCNLGNALNFTNICAYASFAIYYARDVLHRGTAFGGTLLGITTVTGIVGAMLTSPVAARYGRKRTLILSLGVEACALCVVASRPGSLPVALTGLAVAGLASGLRSPFYFSMISDAIDYGTARTGVRCAGMAYAINSMVTKIAFAATGTLLALFLAWGQYDPARHTQSAALGWWVNAGYVLLPALSSSLAIAVMLFYPPDRAIEIARH; encoded by the coding sequence ATGTCCAGCGGGATCGACCCCGGCGCGACGACGCGCCAGATCGCCATGCCCGGCGACGGTCCGGGCTTTCTTGAAAACCTGGCCTACGGGGCGGGTGATCTTTCTTCCAACCTGTTGTGGGGTATTTCGGGATCTTTCCTGATGTACTACTACACGGACGTCTACCGGCTGCCCGTGGGCGCCGTTGCGACATTGCTGCTGGCGGTGCGCGTGCTGGACGCACTGGTCGATCCGCTGGTGGGCTATGCGATCGACGCGTCCCATGGACGACTGGTCCGCCCGCTGATCCGCTGGCTGGCAATTCCGTTCGGAGGCGTGGCCTTTCTTGCCTTTCTGCCCCTGCCCGGCAGTGATGCGGTGAAACTGGGCTGGGCGGCGGCGACCTATCTGGTCTTTGGCTGGGTCTATGCCGGGATCAACACGTCCTATGGCGCCCTGGGCAATATGACGGCGACGACGCCGCAGGACCGGGTGGTTCAGGGGGCATTCCGGATGATCGGCTGCCAGAGCGGGCAATTGCTGATCGCGGTCCTGACCATACCGCTGGTACACCGGCTGGGCCATGGCGACACGCCGAACGCCGAACTGGCGGGATTTCCACGTTATATGGCGCTGGTGGGGGCTGTCGGGGCCGGCCTGTGGCTGCTGACCTGCCGCCTCTGCCGGATCCGGATCCCGCCGCCGCCCGCACCGCGTTCGCCGGGCACGATCCTGGCGGCGCTGATCCGCAATCGTCCGTGGGTCGTCTGCAACCTGGGCAATGCCCTGAATTTCACCAATATCTGCGCCTATGCGTCGTTTGCCATCTATTACGCGCGCGACGTCCTGCATCGCGGTACGGCATTTGGCGGCACCTTGCTGGGCATCACCACCGTCACGGGCATCGTGGGCGCGATGCTGACATCGCCGGTGGCGGCGCGATACGGCCGCAAACGCACGCTGATCCTGTCGCTGGGCGTCGAGGCCTGCGCCCTGTGCGTCGTGGCGAGCCGTCCGGGAAGCCTGCCGGTCGCATTGACCGGCCTGGCAGTCGCAGGACTGGCGTCGGGGCTGCGCTCGCCCTTCTATTTTTCCATGATCTCGGACGCCATCGATTACGGGACAGCGCGAACCGGGGTGCGCTGCGCCGGAATGGCCTATGCGATCAACAGCATGGTCACCAAAATCGCCTTTGCCGCCACAGGCACGCTGCTGGCGTTGTTTCTGGCCTGGGGGCAGTACGATCCGGCACGGCATACGCAATCGGCGGCGCTGGGGTGGTGGGTGAATGCGGGGTATGTCTTGCTGCCTGCCCTGTCATCAAGCCTGGCGATCGCCGTGATGCTGTTCTATCCCCCGGACCGCGCAATCGAGATAGCCCGCCATTGA
- a CDS encoding LysR family transcriptional regulator encodes MLHGRMLVYLDVVARLGSIRKAGERLNVASSAINRQIIELERQLGTKLFQRLPRKLVLTAAGELMIAHVRQTLKDMDRTRALIEEMKGLHRGEIVLAVMSGPAANIMPQVLADFQVSHANVRVALRVHGRTELLAAVRDGEADLGVGFDLPREAGSTVLVARTAHLGAVMRADHPLARRESLSIADCLAYPLVVADPTTSIRPHLDALCARSGASLVARVESNSVEVLRRLARAGDSITFLTPFDIIEERERGELALVPLRHAGTWPQTLSVIARLNHVNPLVSLMAEKIGAVIERTL; translated from the coding sequence ATGCTGCACGGGCGGATGCTGGTCTATCTGGACGTCGTGGCGCGGCTGGGCTCGATCCGCAAGGCCGGCGAGCGCCTCAACGTCGCCTCCTCGGCGATCAACCGCCAGATCATCGAGCTGGAGCGCCAGCTCGGGACCAAATTGTTCCAGCGCCTGCCGCGCAAGCTGGTCCTGACCGCGGCGGGCGAACTGATGATCGCCCATGTCCGCCAGACGCTCAAGGACATGGACCGCACCCGCGCCCTGATCGAGGAAATGAAGGGCCTGCATCGCGGCGAGATCGTGCTGGCGGTCATGAGCGGCCCGGCCGCCAACATCATGCCCCAGGTGCTGGCCGATTTTCAGGTCTCGCACGCCAATGTGCGCGTCGCCCTGCGGGTCCATGGCCGCACCGAACTGCTGGCCGCCGTGCGCGACGGCGAGGCCGACCTGGGCGTGGGCTTCGACCTCCCGCGAGAGGCCGGATCGACCGTCCTGGTGGCCCGGACCGCCCATCTCGGCGCCGTCATGCGCGCCGACCACCCCCTGGCGCGGCGCGAAAGCCTGTCGATCGCCGATTGCCTGGCTTATCCGCTGGTGGTGGCCGACCCCACGACCTCGATCCGCCCGCATCTCGACGCGCTGTGCGCGCGCAGCGGCGCCTCCCTGGTCGCGCGGGTCGAAAGCAACTCCGTCGAGGTCCTGCGCCGCCTGGCCCGCGCCGGGGATTCCATCACCTTCCTGACCCCCTTCGACATCATCGAGGAACGCGAGCGCGGCGAACTCGCCCTCGTCCCCCTGCGCCATGCCGGCACCTGGCCGCAGACCCTCAGCGTGATCGCCCGCCTCAACCACGTCAATCCGCTGGTCAGCCTGATGGCCGAGAAGATCGGCGCCGTCATCGAACGGACCTTGTGA
- a CDS encoding ABC transporter substrate-binding protein: MPDRAIGRRAALLGMTMTGAGARALGAHASGAHASDAHASDTSAPGRLTLVTNWYAQPELGGFYQAQESGLYRAAGLDVTIRSGGPQVNAMQLLLAGACDVIVGQPDAAMVAALRGIPVVTIGACFQKCMTGFLTHPDIGGLSDLKGHPLLISTEGRSTYWPWLKRTYGFTDAQAGVYTYNLQPFVHDPALAIQSFLSSEPYAVRQMGVAFKYFLFADAGYPTYTNALLVSRRTLETRADALRRFLAASARGWLDYLYHDPAAGDAAILRDNPANTTDHMAWSRRTLREVHAMGAPGQMLLGMSAARWARIHEVVALSGGAAGGAADGAAWRDAYTTALSDALTDTVPA, encoded by the coding sequence ATGCCTGACCGCGCCATCGGACGACGCGCCGCCCTGCTGGGCATGACGATGACGGGCGCGGGTGCCCGCGCCCTGGGTGCCCATGCCTCGGGTGCCCATGCCTCGGATGCCCATGCCTCGGATACCAGCGCGCCCGGGCGCCTGACGCTGGTGACCAACTGGTATGCCCAGCCCGAGCTGGGCGGGTTCTATCAGGCGCAGGAAAGCGGCCTGTATCGCGCGGCCGGGCTGGATGTGACGATCCGGTCGGGCGGGCCGCAGGTCAATGCCATGCAGTTGCTGCTGGCCGGCGCGTGCGACGTGATCGTGGGCCAGCCGGACGCGGCCATGGTGGCGGCGCTGCGCGGCATTCCGGTGGTGACGATCGGCGCCTGTTTCCAGAAATGCATGACCGGGTTCCTGACCCATCCGGATATCGGCGGCCTGTCGGACCTGAAGGGGCATCCGCTGCTGATCAGCACCGAGGGGCGGTCGACCTATTGGCCGTGGCTGAAGCGGACCTATGGTTTCACGGACGCGCAGGCGGGGGTCTATACCTACAACCTGCAGCCGTTCGTCCATGATCCGGCGCTGGCGATCCAGTCCTTTCTGTCCTCGGAGCCCTATGCGGTGCGGCAGATGGGGGTGGCGTTCAAATATTTCCTGTTCGCGGATGCGGGTTATCCGACCTATACCAACGCGCTGCTGGTCTCGCGCCGGACATTGGAGACGCGGGCGGATGCGTTGCGGCGGTTTCTGGCCGCCAGCGCGCGGGGCTGGCTGGATTACCTGTATCATGACCCCGCCGCCGGCGATGCCGCCATATTGCGCGACAATCCGGCCAATACGACCGACCACATGGCCTGGTCGCGCCGGACGCTGCGCGAGGTCCATGCGATGGGCGCCCCGGGGCAGATGCTGCTGGGCATGAGTGCCGCGCGGTGGGCGCGGATCCACGAGGTGGTGGCGCTGTCCGGAGGGGCGGCCGGCGGGGCGGCCGATGGGGCGGCGTGGCGCGATGCCTATACGACGGCGCTGTCGGACGCGCTGACCGACACGGTGCCGGCGTGA
- a CDS encoding isochorismatase family cysteine hydrolase, translated as MKQIGSSSANRWRVSRDAVSLLRPPRPARPVTIDALPQQVTLDLARTAMIVIDMQNDFCHPDGWLASIGVDIAPARTPIAPLAAILPVLRGRDVPVIWVNWGNRPDRLNLSPSLLHVYDPDGEGVGLGGRLPGQAGGVLELGSWNAAIVDELAPETGDIHVAKYRMSGFWDTPLDAILRNLRVDTLLFGGVNLDQCVMTTLQDAGCLGYDCILLEDCAATTSPGFCTDATLYNVRQCFGFTAVGGVLRAALGEIPETTAPSP; from the coding sequence ATGAAGCAGATCGGATCGTCCTCGGCCAATCGGTGGCGGGTTTCGCGCGACGCGGTCAGCCTGCTGCGGCCGCCGCGGCCGGCGCGGCCCGTCACGATCGACGCCCTGCCGCAGCAGGTGACGCTGGACCTGGCCCGCACGGCGATGATCGTCATCGACATGCAGAACGATTTCTGCCACCCCGATGGCTGGCTGGCCAGCATCGGCGTGGATATCGCCCCGGCACGGACGCCGATCGCGCCGCTGGCGGCGATTTTGCCGGTGCTGCGCGGCCGGGACGTGCCGGTGATCTGGGTCAATTGGGGCAACCGGCCCGACCGGCTGAATCTGAGCCCGTCTCTGCTGCATGTCTATGACCCGGACGGCGAGGGAGTGGGCCTGGGCGGCCGCCTGCCCGGCCAGGCGGGCGGCGTGCTGGAACTGGGGAGCTGGAACGCCGCCATCGTCGATGAGCTGGCGCCCGAGACGGGTGACATCCATGTCGCCAAATACCGGATGAGCGGGTTCTGGGACACGCCGCTGGACGCCATCCTGCGCAATCTGCGGGTCGATACGCTGCTGTTCGGCGGGGTCAACCTGGACCAGTGCGTGATGACGACGCTGCAGGATGCCGGCTGCCTGGGTTATGACTGCATCCTGCTGGAGGATTGCGCGGCCACGACCTCGCCCGGCTTCTGCACCGACGCCACGCTGTACAATGTCCGCCAGTGCTTCGGCTTTACGGCCGTGGGCGGCGTTCTGCGGGCGGCGCTGGGCGAGATTCCGGAGACAACCGCGCCATCGCCGTGA